Proteins encoded within one genomic window of Rhodothermales bacterium:
- a CDS encoding alpha/beta hydrolase, whose translation MPVKPFLVGAVCLFGLAGSLFAQDRVVRLYEGAAPGSEQWYWQEGESAVNGFNTHLVYNVVNPEVWVFLPDPQLATGAAMIVAPGGAFHILSIDNEGTDVARWLNERGIAAFVLKYRLARSMTDDPVRELSARMADFDELDRVNAPIVRLATQDGLTAMRHVRDRAGAYGIDPAKVGFMGFSAGATLTLSVVQSADDASRPDLVAPIYPYERAIIGEGIPAARTPIFIAAASDDQLGLAPHSVSIYSAWLAAGQPATLHMYERGGHGFGMRRQDAPSDRWTAAFGDWLVTQGWATTTPH comes from the coding sequence ATGCCTGTCAAGCCGTTTCTTGTCGGTGCGGTGTGCCTTTTCGGGCTCGCCGGCTCGCTGTTCGCGCAGGATCGCGTGGTGCGGTTGTACGAGGGGGCCGCGCCCGGCTCGGAACAATGGTACTGGCAGGAAGGGGAGAGCGCCGTCAACGGATTCAACACACACCTCGTCTACAACGTCGTCAATCCGGAGGTGTGGGTTTTTCTGCCGGACCCGCAGCTCGCCACCGGCGCGGCCATGATCGTGGCGCCGGGCGGCGCGTTCCATATCCTGTCCATCGATAACGAGGGCACGGACGTCGCCCGGTGGCTTAACGAACGCGGGATCGCGGCCTTTGTCCTCAAATACAGGCTTGCGCGGAGCATGACCGACGACCCGGTCCGGGAGTTATCCGCCAGGATGGCCGATTTCGACGAGCTGGACCGCGTCAACGCCCCGATCGTCCGCCTGGCGACGCAGGATGGACTGACGGCGATGCGACACGTCCGGGACCGCGCCGGCGCATACGGGATCGATCCGGCGAAGGTCGGCTTCATGGGCTTTTCGGCCGGCGCCACGCTGACCCTCTCCGTCGTTCAGTCCGCCGACGACGCCAGCCGGCCCGATCTGGTCGCGCCCATCTATCCCTACGAACGGGCGATCATCGGCGAGGGCATTCCCGCCGCGAGAACGCCCATCTTCATCGCCGCCGCCAGCGACGACCAGCTCGGGCTGGCGCCGCACAGCGTCTCGATCTACAGCGCGTGGCTGGCAGCCGGCCAGCCGGCGACCCTCCATATGTACGAACGGGGCGGGCACGGCTTCGGGATGCGGCGTCAGGATGCGCCTTCCGACCGATGGACCGCGGCGTTCGGCGACTGGCTCGTAACACAGGGGTGGGCGACGACCACTCCGCATTGA
- a CDS encoding helix-hairpin-helix domain-containing protein: MNPAKVDRARLHKLTDLPNVGKAFAGDLVLLGITSPEQLVGADPLDLYDRLTDLTGTYQDPCVLDTFMSLTRFMAGEPARPWWDFTRERKQWLRQLGR, from the coding sequence ATGAACCCTGCAAAAGTCGATCGCGCCCGTCTCCACAAACTCACCGACCTCCCCAACGTCGGCAAGGCCTTCGCCGGCGATCTGGTGCTGCTGGGCATCACATCGCCCGAACAGCTCGTCGGCGCGGACCCGCTCGACCTGTACGATCGGCTGACCGACCTGACCGGGACGTATCAGGATCCCTGCGTGCTCGATACCTTCATGTCGCTGACCCGGTTCATGGCCGGCGAGCCGGCGAGGCCCTGGTGGGATTTTACCCGGGAGCGGAAGCAGTGGCTGCGACAACTCGGGCGATGA